The Anopheles coluzzii chromosome 2, AcolN3, whole genome shotgun sequence genome window below encodes:
- the LOC120951117 gene encoding uncharacterized protein LOC120951117, translating to MTQSSDIICDACQKPEDYNTSIVYHCGHFIHYKCLVLDKRCPFCLDEIFLSSATYEDASAYAVWDAECPGAQLSLVRKEMRALKLYEMKLIGIMGTLIENLDFLLAVAAAKELAATDELYKKYKLLEAELMAAAPEPEPVALFL from the exons ATGACTCAAAG TTCTGACATCATTTGCGATGCATGCCAAAAACCTGAGGATTATAACACTTCAATAGTGTATCATTGCGGCCATTTCATCCACTACAAATGCCTTGTACTGGACAAACGTTGCCCGTTCTGTCTCGACGAGATCTTTTTGAGCAGTGCGACGTATGAGGACGCGAGTGCGTACGCGGTCTGGGATGCGGAGTGCCCCGGTGCACAGCTATCCTTAGTGCGGAAAGAAATGCGCGCGTTGAAGCTGTACGAGATGAAGCTGATCGGAATAATGGGGACATTAATCGAGAACTTAGATTTCTTATTGGCAGTGGCAGCGGCAAAGGAGCTGGCAGCTACAGATGAGCTTTACAAGAAGTATAAGCTGCTTGAAGCTGAGCTGATGGCTGCTGCTCCGGAACCGGAACCGGTGGCATTATTTTTGTAA